Proteins co-encoded in one Acanthopagrus latus isolate v.2019 chromosome 10, fAcaLat1.1, whole genome shotgun sequence genomic window:
- the arhgef11 gene encoding rho guanine nucleotide exchange factor 11 isoform X7, with product MSLRQPTSTLDSRAANKKNAHLFRLSSLTIGDSERKSSATQQREPTADIHAESTGPGLVQRCVVVQKDQLGFGFTVCGERVKLVQNVRPGGAAVKAGVQEGDRIIKVNGSLVSSMSHQEVVKLIKSGTYVALTLQGPPPSTAALPLEPLPTDISPNQRTSLGGEAPPPPPPPLPSGLSSTPSQRITGPKPLQDPEVQKHATQILRKMLEQEEAELQDLMEEQLKNPSPSLEERIESAKRRAHQVRVKIQQDLEGTRSESVTSYVIAGEGRLSMDSSEGDMEAFESPHSSPSSSFRTPQHRRQNSDTHTLSDLGGKAQIIGPEEEDEENDGYAFNEMDGPFQDIELLKSRPAHMAVFMRYVFTQLLDPNPLLFYLTVEAYLGSNPKDARALAPQICSHFLDPDAPLKIKVREEYLTDIENRLHAQEDIRGPLSELQQQVLPDIQDQIQDYRNKQMMGLGSLFGEGDLQQLDGDPVKERQVVDRQVTALWEILSKHEEDRSSPLASAVLLYLRHSGIKLRDSKVFPGLSTEKEKWLAFLKTKKLSGMKKEKDGEDKKRNPILKYIGKPRNTSQSTFHVPLSPTEVRPGNVKNIIQQFENNADVGEEGGDGADAQRLSSSSLGEDSMDSPTVSVRLARSESLKAQGEGRRRGVVSGTESVPRSRSDVDMEDCGEEREGPGLRPLQHSASSSASSSSARSLENPTPPYTPRSRRRSVDSPLALLPDAAALEEDVGDGQNWQDTVPPQLLATLSPREVDRQAVIYELFTTEASHLRTLRVLDQVFFQKMRSVLNSDELACIFPNLPEVYELHASLCEAMKKRRETPIVQDIGDVMLARFEGAAGDEFQEQASQLCRQQSQALELIKNKQRKDPRFAHIIQECEASPHCRRLQLKDLLVSEMQRLTKYPLLLDNIIKHTEAGTSDLPSLQRAQACCRGILQAVNEVVRETEHRQRLSQYQRRLDAAPQFKNLDLSTKRMIHEGPLTWKVNKDKQIEIQALLLSDCLVLLQRGPDDRLQLRYPSRWLGGGGGGGGDSKTSFSPLVKLDSLLVRSVATDNKALYIISTTERQIYELVAGSSSEKNTWKDLLEKTISSAGGSSPLINHGSMPISSPSLRSASPVSTGSNTYADNSLTEQSDSMETHSSNDDIVLSAISPSDQSERNAAGGVAEAALQDVETLRQLILRDLEEDGWSHDSDDTPTNETANERSSFTERQQHESLETGPNFSADEWEAEPEEVLPPEDERPSVQVVRKGNTFYLVMPTEQGESFTDDPNDPPTPTASHFPQPLEEVMSAQTKPDEDALACGPEPDQSEAMQLEEEEEETGQPQAANQSHVIKNVDEIFHTIEGLMSKLRKLKEIEKAHHKLLKTLREPSVNQESEDQQCPSATVSRTPSLDRGSGDGKEGSPAEPKIQSTGF from the exons CAGGGCAGCCAATAAGAAAAACGCCCACCTGTTCAG GCTCAGCAGTCTGACCATCGGGGACTCGGAGCGCAAATCCTCTGCCACCCAGCAGAGGGAGCCCACGGCTGACATCCACGCTGAGAGCACCG GTCCTGGTCTGGTCCAGAGATGCGTGGTCGTGCAGAAGGACCAGCTCGGTTTCGGCTTCACAGTTTGTGGAGAGAGAGTCAAGCTAGTGCAGAACGTCCGACCAG GTGGTGCAGCAGTGAAGGCCGGAGTCCAAGAAGGGGACCGAATCATAAAG gtgaACGGCTCGCTGGTGTCCTCCATGTCCCATCAGGAGGTGGTAAAGCTCATCAAAT CTGGAACGTACGTAGCCCTGACACTACAAGGACCGCCACCCTCAACCGCTGCCTTGCCCTTAGAGCCCCTCCCCACCGACATCTCGCCCAATCAAAGAACGTCTCTGGGTGGGGAGGCTCCACCGCCACCGCCTCCACCCTTGCCCTCTGGACTGAGCAGCACCCCTTCCCAAAGAATCACTGGACCCAAACCACTGCAG GACCCAGAAGTACAGAAACATGCCACTCAGATACTCAGGAAAATGCTGGAGCAGGAAGAAGCTGAGCTGCAG GACTTGATGGAGGAGCAGTTGAAGAACCCGTCACCGTCACTGGAGGAGCGGATTGAAAGTGCCAAGAGGAGAGCTCACCAAGTCAGGGTCAAGATTCAGCAGGATCTG GAGGGAACGCGATCAGAGTCTGTCACAAGCTACGTCATAGCAGGAGAAG GTCGACTGTCGATGGACTCAAGCGAAGGCGACATGGAG GCCTTTGAGAGTCCccactcctccccctcatcctccttcaGGACCCCCCAACACCGACGGCAGAactccgacacacacaccctgtctgACTTG GGCGGAAAGGCCCAGATCATCGGCCCcgaggaagaggatgaagagaatGACGGCTACGCGTTCAACGAG aTGGACGGTCCGTTCCAGGACATCGAGTTGTTGAAGTCACGGCCGGCACACATGGCCGTGTTCATGAGATACGTCTTCACCCAGCTTCTAGACCCAAACCCGCTG CTGTTTTACCTGACGGTGGAGGCCTACCTGGGCTCGAATCCAAAAGATGCCCGAGCACTTGCACCTCAGATCTGCTCCCATTTCCTGGACCCAGATGCT CCTCTGAAAATCAAAGTACGAGAGGAGTATCTCACTGATATAG AAAATCGACTTCATGCTCAGGAGGACATCAGAGGAcctctgtcagagctgcagcagcaggtgctgCCGGACATCCAGGACCAGATCCAGGACTACAG GAACAAGCAGATGATGGGTCTCGGCTCTCTGTTTGGAGAAGGAGACCTGCAGCAGTTGGATGGAGACCCGGTGAAGGAGAGACAGGTGGTGGACAGACAGGTCACCGCCCTCTGGGAAatact ATCAAAGCACGAAGAGGacagaag TTCTCCTCTGGCGTCCGCCGTGCTCCTCTACCTGCGTCACTCCGGCATCAAGCTGAGAGACTCCAAGGTGTTCCCCGGTCTGAGCACCGAGAAGGAGAAGTGGCTGGCTTTCTTAAAGACGAAAAAG CTGAGTGgaatgaagaaagagaaagatggagaggataAAAAGAGAAATCCCATCCTGAAGTACATCGGCAAACCCCGGAACACATCCCAGTCCA cATTCCATGTCCCGTTGTCACCCACCGAAg tccGTCCCGGCAATGTGAAGAACATCATTCAGCAGTTTGAGAATAACGCCGAcgtgggagaggagggaggagacggtGCCGACGCCCAGAggctctcctccagcagcctggGAGAAGACAGCATGGACAG CCCAACGGTCTCAGTGCGTCTGGCACGTAGCGAGTCGTTGAAGGCTCAGGGAGAAGGCCGTCGGCGGGGTGTCGTCTCGGGGACGGAGTCGGTCCCACGCTCTCGTAGCGACGTGGACATGGAGGACTgcggggaggagagggaggggccGGGCCTCAGGCCGCTGCAGCACAGCGCCTCGTCGTccgcctccagcagctctgcacg gTCTCTAGAGAACCCTACACCCCCATACACCCCTCGGTCTAGACGCAG GAGTGTCGACTCACCATTGGCACTGCTGCCGGACGCCGCGGCGCTGGAGGAGGACGTGGGCGACGGTCAGAACTGGCAGGACACAgttcctcctcagctgctcGCCACACTCAGTCCGAGGGAGGTGGACAGACAGGCCGTCATATACG AGCTGTTCACCACCGAGGCGTCTCACCTGCGGACCTTGAGAGTCCTGGACCAGGTCTTTTTCCAGAAGATGCGGTCGGTGCTGAACTCTGATGAGCTGGCCTGCATCTTCCCAAACCTGCCCGAGGTCTACGAACTCCACG CGAGTCTGTGCGAGGCGATGAAGAAGCGGCGAGAAACTCCCATCGTTCAGGACATTGGGGATGTCATGCTGGCCAGG TTTGAAGGTGCAGCCGGAGACGAGTTTCAGGAACAGGCGTCCCAGCTGTGCCGCCAGCAGTCTCAGGCCCTGGAGCTCATCAAGAACAAGCAACGGAAAGACCCTCGCTTCGCTCACATCatccag GAGTGTGAAGCTAGTCCTCACTGTCGGAGGCTGCAGCTCAAAGACCTGCTGGTGTCCGAGATGCAGAGACTCACCAAGTACCCGCTGCTGCTGgacaacatcatcaaacacacagagg ccGGTACGTCAGACCTCCCCTCGCTCCAGCGCGCCCAGGCGTGCTGCCGAGGGATACTGCAGGCCGTCAACGAAGTCGTCAGGGAAACAGAACACCGGCAACGCCTCAGCCAATACCAACGCAGGCTGGACGCTGCCCCTCAATTCAAG AATCTGGACTTGTCCACTAAGAGAATGATTCATGAAGGTCCTCTCACGTGGAAAGTCAACAAAGACAAGCAGATAG AGATTCAAGCACTGCTGCTGTCGGACTGCCTGGTCCTTCTGCAGAGGGGCCCAGATGACCGGCTGCAGCTCAGATATCCATCCCGCTGGCTGGGTGGAGGCGGCGGAGGAGGCGGGGACAGCAAGACCTCCTTCAGCCCTCTGGTGAAGCTGGACTCACTGCTTGTCCGCTCAGTAGCTACAG ACAACAAAGCCCTCTACATCATCAGCACCACTGAGAGGCAGATCTACGAGCTGGTGGCCGGGTCGTCATCCGAGAAAAACAC ctgGAAAGATTTACTTGAAAAGACCATCTCGTCGGCGGGCGGATCGTCACCCCTGATCAATCATGGATCCATGCCTATATC gTCACCCAGTCTACGCAGTGCATCTCCAGTGTCAACTGGCAGTAATACGTATGCAg ATAACTCGTTGACAGAGCAGTCGGACTCGATGGAGACTCATTCCTCCAACGACGACATTGTGCTCTCAGCCATCTCTCCTTCGGACCAATCGGAAAGAAACGCAGCAGGGGGCGTGGCAGAGGCCGCGTTACAAGACG TTGAAACGCTGAGGCAGCTCATATTGAGGGATTTGGAAGAGGACGGTTGGAGCCACGATTCAGACGACACGCCCACTAACGAGACGGCCAATGAGAGGAGCTCGTTCACCGAAAGACAACAGCATGAGTCTCTGGAGACGGGCCCCAACTTCAGCGCCGACGAATGGGAGGCAGAGCCTGAGGAGGTCCTGCCGCCTGAAGATGAGCGGCCCAGCGTCCAGGTCGTGAGGAAAG GGAACACTTTCTACCTAGTAATGCCaacagagcagggagagagctTCACAGACGACCCCAACGACCCGCCCACCCCCACCGCCAGCCACTTCCCTCAGCCTCTGGAGGAAGTTATGTCAGCGCAGACAAAGCCAGACGAGGATGCGCTAGCCTGCGGTCCTGAGcccgaccaatcagaggctaTGCaactggaagaagaagaagaagaaacaggccAACCGCAGGCTGCAAACCAGAGCCATGTGATCAAAAATGTGGATGAGATTTTCCACACAATCGAGGGGTTGATGAGCAAGTTGCGGAAGCTGAAG GAGATAGAGAAGGCCCATCACAAGCTTTTGAAAACCCTCAGAGAGCCGTCTGTCAATCAGGAGTCAGAAGACCAACAGTGTCCCTCAGCAACCGTTTCCAGAACGCCATCTCTGGATCGCGGCTCAGGAGACG GCAAAGAGGGCAGTCCAGCAGAGCCCAAGATTCAGTCGACAGGATTCTGA
- the arhgef11 gene encoding rho guanine nucleotide exchange factor 11 isoform X3, whose amino-acid sequence MSLRQPTSTLDSRAANKKNAHLFRLSSLTIGDSERKSSATQQREPTADIHAESTGPGLVQRCVVVQKDQLGFGFTVCGERVKLVQNVRPGGAAVKAGVQEGDRIIKVNGSLVSSMSHQEVVKLIKSGTYVALTLQGPPPSTAALPLEPLPTDISPNQRTSLGGEAPPPPPPPLPSGLSSTPSQRITGPKPLQDPEVQKHATQILRKMLEQEEAELQDLMEEQLKNPSPSLEERIESAKRRAHQVRVKIQQDLEGTRSESVTSYVIAGEGRLSMDSSEGDMEAFESPHSSPSSSFRTPQHRRQNSDTHTLSDLGGKAQIIGPEEEDEENDGYAFNEMDGPFQDIELLKSRPAHMAVFMRYVFTQLLDPNPLLFYLTVEAYLGSNPKDARALAPQICSHFLDPDAPLKIKVREEYLTDIENRLHAQEDIRGPLSELQQQVLPDIQDQIQDYRNKQMMGLGSLFGEGDLQQLDGDPVKERQVVDRQVTALWEILSKHEEDRSSPLASAVLLYLRHSGIKLRDSKVFPGLSTEKEKWLAFLKTKKLSGMKKEKDGEDKKRNPILKYIGKPRNTSQSIRPGNVKNIIQQFENNADVGEEGGDGADAQRLSSSSLGEDSMDSPTVSVRLARSESLKAQGEGRRRGVVSGTESVPRSRSDVDMEDCGEEREGPGLRPLQHSASSSASSSSARSLENPTPPYTPRSRRRSVDSPLALLPDAAALEEDVGDGQNWQDTVPPQLLATLSPREVDRQAVIYELFTTEASHLRTLRVLDQVFFQKMRSVLNSDELACIFPNLPEVYELHASLCEAMKKRRETPIVQDIGDVMLARFEGAAGDEFQEQASQLCRQQSQALELIKNKQRKDPRFAHIIQECEASPHCRRLQLKDLLVSEMQRLTKYPLLLDNIIKHTEAGTSDLPSLQRAQACCRGILQAVNEVVRETEHRQRLSQYQRRLDAAPQFKNLDLSTKRMIHEGPLTWKVNKDKQIEIQALLLSDCLVLLQRGPDDRLQLRYPSRWLGGGGGGGGDSKTSFSPLVKLDSLLVRSVATDNKALYIISTTERQIYELVAGSSSEKNTWKDLLEKTISSAGGSSPLINHGSMPISSPSLRSASPVSTGSNTYADNSLTEQSDSMETHSSNDDIVLSAISPSDQSERNAAGGVAEAALQDVETLRQLILRDLEEDGWSHDSDDTPTNETANERSSFTERQQHESLETGPNFSADEWEAEPEEVLPPEDERPSVQVVRKAVVAGPSSSSSVPDDITDDVTLPSDQSSKPRGEATDQGNTFYLVMPTEQGESFTDDPNDPPTPTASHFPQPLEEVMSAQTKPDEDALACGPEPDQSEAMQLEEEEEETGQPQAANQSHVIKNVDEIFHTIEGLMSKLRKLKEIEKAHHKLLKTLREPSVNQESEDQQCPSATVSRTPSLDRGSGDGKEGSPAEPKIQSTGF is encoded by the exons CAGGGCAGCCAATAAGAAAAACGCCCACCTGTTCAG GCTCAGCAGTCTGACCATCGGGGACTCGGAGCGCAAATCCTCTGCCACCCAGCAGAGGGAGCCCACGGCTGACATCCACGCTGAGAGCACCG GTCCTGGTCTGGTCCAGAGATGCGTGGTCGTGCAGAAGGACCAGCTCGGTTTCGGCTTCACAGTTTGTGGAGAGAGAGTCAAGCTAGTGCAGAACGTCCGACCAG GTGGTGCAGCAGTGAAGGCCGGAGTCCAAGAAGGGGACCGAATCATAAAG gtgaACGGCTCGCTGGTGTCCTCCATGTCCCATCAGGAGGTGGTAAAGCTCATCAAAT CTGGAACGTACGTAGCCCTGACACTACAAGGACCGCCACCCTCAACCGCTGCCTTGCCCTTAGAGCCCCTCCCCACCGACATCTCGCCCAATCAAAGAACGTCTCTGGGTGGGGAGGCTCCACCGCCACCGCCTCCACCCTTGCCCTCTGGACTGAGCAGCACCCCTTCCCAAAGAATCACTGGACCCAAACCACTGCAG GACCCAGAAGTACAGAAACATGCCACTCAGATACTCAGGAAAATGCTGGAGCAGGAAGAAGCTGAGCTGCAG GACTTGATGGAGGAGCAGTTGAAGAACCCGTCACCGTCACTGGAGGAGCGGATTGAAAGTGCCAAGAGGAGAGCTCACCAAGTCAGGGTCAAGATTCAGCAGGATCTG GAGGGAACGCGATCAGAGTCTGTCACAAGCTACGTCATAGCAGGAGAAG GTCGACTGTCGATGGACTCAAGCGAAGGCGACATGGAG GCCTTTGAGAGTCCccactcctccccctcatcctccttcaGGACCCCCCAACACCGACGGCAGAactccgacacacacaccctgtctgACTTG GGCGGAAAGGCCCAGATCATCGGCCCcgaggaagaggatgaagagaatGACGGCTACGCGTTCAACGAG aTGGACGGTCCGTTCCAGGACATCGAGTTGTTGAAGTCACGGCCGGCACACATGGCCGTGTTCATGAGATACGTCTTCACCCAGCTTCTAGACCCAAACCCGCTG CTGTTTTACCTGACGGTGGAGGCCTACCTGGGCTCGAATCCAAAAGATGCCCGAGCACTTGCACCTCAGATCTGCTCCCATTTCCTGGACCCAGATGCT CCTCTGAAAATCAAAGTACGAGAGGAGTATCTCACTGATATAG AAAATCGACTTCATGCTCAGGAGGACATCAGAGGAcctctgtcagagctgcagcagcaggtgctgCCGGACATCCAGGACCAGATCCAGGACTACAG GAACAAGCAGATGATGGGTCTCGGCTCTCTGTTTGGAGAAGGAGACCTGCAGCAGTTGGATGGAGACCCGGTGAAGGAGAGACAGGTGGTGGACAGACAGGTCACCGCCCTCTGGGAAatact ATCAAAGCACGAAGAGGacagaag TTCTCCTCTGGCGTCCGCCGTGCTCCTCTACCTGCGTCACTCCGGCATCAAGCTGAGAGACTCCAAGGTGTTCCCCGGTCTGAGCACCGAGAAGGAGAAGTGGCTGGCTTTCTTAAAGACGAAAAAG CTGAGTGgaatgaagaaagagaaagatggagaggataAAAAGAGAAATCCCATCCTGAAGTACATCGGCAAACCCCGGAACACATCCCAGTCCA tccGTCCCGGCAATGTGAAGAACATCATTCAGCAGTTTGAGAATAACGCCGAcgtgggagaggagggaggagacggtGCCGACGCCCAGAggctctcctccagcagcctggGAGAAGACAGCATGGACAG CCCAACGGTCTCAGTGCGTCTGGCACGTAGCGAGTCGTTGAAGGCTCAGGGAGAAGGCCGTCGGCGGGGTGTCGTCTCGGGGACGGAGTCGGTCCCACGCTCTCGTAGCGACGTGGACATGGAGGACTgcggggaggagagggaggggccGGGCCTCAGGCCGCTGCAGCACAGCGCCTCGTCGTccgcctccagcagctctgcacg gTCTCTAGAGAACCCTACACCCCCATACACCCCTCGGTCTAGACGCAG GAGTGTCGACTCACCATTGGCACTGCTGCCGGACGCCGCGGCGCTGGAGGAGGACGTGGGCGACGGTCAGAACTGGCAGGACACAgttcctcctcagctgctcGCCACACTCAGTCCGAGGGAGGTGGACAGACAGGCCGTCATATACG AGCTGTTCACCACCGAGGCGTCTCACCTGCGGACCTTGAGAGTCCTGGACCAGGTCTTTTTCCAGAAGATGCGGTCGGTGCTGAACTCTGATGAGCTGGCCTGCATCTTCCCAAACCTGCCCGAGGTCTACGAACTCCACG CGAGTCTGTGCGAGGCGATGAAGAAGCGGCGAGAAACTCCCATCGTTCAGGACATTGGGGATGTCATGCTGGCCAGG TTTGAAGGTGCAGCCGGAGACGAGTTTCAGGAACAGGCGTCCCAGCTGTGCCGCCAGCAGTCTCAGGCCCTGGAGCTCATCAAGAACAAGCAACGGAAAGACCCTCGCTTCGCTCACATCatccag GAGTGTGAAGCTAGTCCTCACTGTCGGAGGCTGCAGCTCAAAGACCTGCTGGTGTCCGAGATGCAGAGACTCACCAAGTACCCGCTGCTGCTGgacaacatcatcaaacacacagagg ccGGTACGTCAGACCTCCCCTCGCTCCAGCGCGCCCAGGCGTGCTGCCGAGGGATACTGCAGGCCGTCAACGAAGTCGTCAGGGAAACAGAACACCGGCAACGCCTCAGCCAATACCAACGCAGGCTGGACGCTGCCCCTCAATTCAAG AATCTGGACTTGTCCACTAAGAGAATGATTCATGAAGGTCCTCTCACGTGGAAAGTCAACAAAGACAAGCAGATAG AGATTCAAGCACTGCTGCTGTCGGACTGCCTGGTCCTTCTGCAGAGGGGCCCAGATGACCGGCTGCAGCTCAGATATCCATCCCGCTGGCTGGGTGGAGGCGGCGGAGGAGGCGGGGACAGCAAGACCTCCTTCAGCCCTCTGGTGAAGCTGGACTCACTGCTTGTCCGCTCAGTAGCTACAG ACAACAAAGCCCTCTACATCATCAGCACCACTGAGAGGCAGATCTACGAGCTGGTGGCCGGGTCGTCATCCGAGAAAAACAC ctgGAAAGATTTACTTGAAAAGACCATCTCGTCGGCGGGCGGATCGTCACCCCTGATCAATCATGGATCCATGCCTATATC gTCACCCAGTCTACGCAGTGCATCTCCAGTGTCAACTGGCAGTAATACGTATGCAg ATAACTCGTTGACAGAGCAGTCGGACTCGATGGAGACTCATTCCTCCAACGACGACATTGTGCTCTCAGCCATCTCTCCTTCGGACCAATCGGAAAGAAACGCAGCAGGGGGCGTGGCAGAGGCCGCGTTACAAGACG TTGAAACGCTGAGGCAGCTCATATTGAGGGATTTGGAAGAGGACGGTTGGAGCCACGATTCAGACGACACGCCCACTAACGAGACGGCCAATGAGAGGAGCTCGTTCACCGAAAGACAACAGCATGAGTCTCTGGAGACGGGCCCCAACTTCAGCGCCGACGAATGGGAGGCAGAGCCTGAGGAGGTCCTGCCGCCTGAAGATGAGCGGCCCAGCGTCCAGGTCGTGAGGAAAG CTGTGGTTGCgggtccttcttcttcttcctctgtccctGACgacatcactgatgatgtcaccctACCCTCCGACCAATCATCCAAGCCGAGAGGCGAGGCTACTGATCAGG GGAACACTTTCTACCTAGTAATGCCaacagagcagggagagagctTCACAGACGACCCCAACGACCCGCCCACCCCCACCGCCAGCCACTTCCCTCAGCCTCTGGAGGAAGTTATGTCAGCGCAGACAAAGCCAGACGAGGATGCGCTAGCCTGCGGTCCTGAGcccgaccaatcagaggctaTGCaactggaagaagaagaagaagaaacaggccAACCGCAGGCTGCAAACCAGAGCCATGTGATCAAAAATGTGGATGAGATTTTCCACACAATCGAGGGGTTGATGAGCAAGTTGCGGAAGCTGAAG GAGATAGAGAAGGCCCATCACAAGCTTTTGAAAACCCTCAGAGAGCCGTCTGTCAATCAGGAGTCAGAAGACCAACAGTGTCCCTCAGCAACCGTTTCCAGAACGCCATCTCTGGATCGCGGCTCAGGAGACG GCAAAGAGGGCAGTCCAGCAGAGCCCAAGATTCAGTCGACAGGATTCTGA